Genomic segment of Saprospira sp. CCB-QB6:
TTCGACGATTGGGCAATGGCTTTGGGATTTTGGCAATGGGGACACGGCCCAAACGCCTTTGGCCGCTACGGTTTATACGCAATCGGGCCGCTACCCCATTCAGTTGAGCTTAAGGGCGCTCAATGGTTGCGAGCGCAGCTTATATGATACCATAGACATCCGATTGGCCCAGCTCAATATGGCGGATAGCATTCCGCTTTGTCCTGGGCAAGACAGCATACAATTAAATCAGGGTGGAGACCCCAATTTGCAGTATGAGTGGGGACCAGCCGCAGCATTTTCCGATCCTCAGGCGGCTAGTCCCTGGGTACGGCCAACGGTCAGCAGCAGTTATCAGGTAACGGTAACGGCCAATAACAGCACTGGCGATAGTTGTCAGTTAATTAAGACGGTTTGGGTGATTATTCCGCCCCCCATACAGTTGCTGGCGGTCAGCGATACGGCCAGTTGTGCCGATACGCTCAGCTTGGGGGTACAAACTTCGGTGCCTGCGGACATTAGTTGGTCCTACTCCCCTACATTTTCACCTTTACAGTCCAGCAGTAATCCTGCTCAGATCATTATGCCGCCCCCTGGGCCTGCTTTTCCCGTTTACATTCAGGCCAAGGACGCTTGGGGCTGTGTTGTAGTGGACAGCATCATCTTGCAGGGCCAAGATATCCCTTTACAGGCTGCCTTTAGTTATAATATGACGAATTGTGGGCCGCCTATGCAAATACAGTTTAGCGATGAGACCGTAGATAGCAGTCAGGGGGCCATAGTGGCTTGGGATTGGGACTTTGGCAATGGGCAGCAGTCTAGTCAGCAGCATCCTCTGGTCAATTATGGGCAATCGGGCAGTTATTTGGTGCAGTTAAGGGTCACTTCTGAGCAGGGTTGTGAGGGTTTTGTTCAGGATACGCTTCATCAGATCCAGTTGCCAATTTTGTTTGGGCCAGATACGGTTGGTATTTGTCAGGGGGAGAGTTCAGTTGTTTTAAATGCGGGAGGAGATAGTAGTTTGAGCTATAGTTGGAGTCCTGCGGGCAGTTTATCGGATGCGAGCAGCCCCTCCCCTATAGCTAGTCCGAATAGTCCGACCACTTATAGGGTAACTATTACGGCAGCCAATGGTTGTACGGCCGTGGACAGTGTTTTTGTAGGCTTTCCGCCTGCGGTTACGGTCAGTTTAGAGGACCAACAATATTGTGGGAACCTAATTACTTTAAATGCGGAGAGTCCAACGGCTGTAAATTACATTTGGTCCTCGGACCCTAGTTTTTTCACGGTCTTGGGACAGGGCAACCCGATTAGTTTTAATCCGCCTAGCAGTCCATGGGCCTACTATGTACAGGCGACGGATGTCTATGGTTGTCAGGCGACGGATTTTGCGATTGTTCAGCAGATCAACAGTACACCCAATACGGAATTTGCTTGGTCTAGTTTGGGCTGTAGTTTCCCTTTGCAGTTACAGTTTACAGATTTGAGTGATACCTCTTTGGCGGAGATTGTCAGTTGGCAATGGACCACATCGAATGGGCAGCAATCTGGGCAACAGCATCCCCTCTTTAGTTTTAGTCGGTCGGGTCCTGTTTTGGTTCGTTTAGACATCACTTTAGCGAATGGTTGTACGGGCAGTTATTCGGAGATTTTGGATTTGAATATTCCGGCTTTATCTGGGGCCAATACCCGTACCCTTTGTTTTAATGAAGATTCTTTGGCTTTGAACCCAGGAGGCGATGCGACGGGCTTAAGTTATAGTTGGAGCCCAGCTATTGGCTTATCGGATCCTAATAGTTTTAATCCTATGGCCCAGCCACCAAGTTTTCCTTATAGTTATCAGGTACAAATTACGGCCTACAACAGTTGGGATACTTGTAGTCGAACAGAAACGGTGACTATCTTGCAGGGGGCGCCTTTAAGTATTTCGGTAGTTGAGGATACTAGCTTTTGCATTAGTCGTTTTACGCTTTCGGCCAATGCCAGTTACAATGTGTCGGATATAGATTGGTCCTTAACGCCCGACTTCAGTTCTATTTTGGTGGCCAATAGTTCGAGTTTTACGCTCAACTATGGGAGCAACCCCTCTAATTTGACCTTTTATGTTCGGGGGCAGGACCAGTTTGGCTGTGCAGTTTATGATACGGCCCAACTGCATTATCAGACGGCGCCGATCCAGGTACAGGCACAGGCTAGCTATCCAGCTTGTCCCACAGATTCCATAGTGGTCCAGTTTCAAGACTTAACGGCGGATACCAGTCAAGCGAGCATAGTCAATTGGGAGTGGCGATTTGGGCCAGGGCAGTCGGCTAATGGGCCCAATCCTAGCTTTGTTTATGGTCCTGCGGATAGTACGCATATCTTCCAGCTAGAGGTGACCTTAGAAAATGGCTGTGGGGGTATATTTGCAGATAGTTTGGCCGTTCGGGCCTTGGGTTTGGCCCTGCCCGACAGTTTGGGGCTTTGTGGGGATAGCACAAGCTTTATTTTACAGCCCGATGCCAATCAACAGTTGAGTTATCAATGGAGTCCTGCAGTAGGTTTATCGGACCCGAACAGCCCAAGCCCATATTATAGTCCTGCGGGCAATCAATTGTATACCGTATTGATTAGCGATCCCTTAACGGGCTGTCAGTATACGGATAGTCTCTATATTTTTTCTGATAGTTTGCGTTTAAACGTCATAGATGATCAGGTCATTTGTGGGAATAGTGTTTCGCTTTGGGCCTATAGCAACGACAGTAGTAGTCGTTATGATTGGGCCTTGGATACTAACTTCCAATTGATTTTGGGGCAATCTAATCCCTTAAACATCAATTTGCATCAGGGGCAGAGGTTTTATGTTCGGGCGCAAAACAGTTTGGGTTGCAAGGCTATAGATAGTGTTGACTTGGCGGTATTGAATCGTCCTTTGGATTTACAATGGGAATTATTGCTAGATAGTTGTGGCGAAGAGTTGAGTCTATCTTATTCGGCTCAATCTGCGGATAGTGGTTTGTTGGCTCCTTTAGTTTGGCAGTGGGATTTTGGCAATGGGCAATTGAGTAGTTCTAATGTAGGACAGATAAGTTATGACAGCAGTGGGACCTATCTGTTGCAAGTTAGTTTGCAGGGGCCAGGTAATTGTGTGGCTGAAGATCAGGCGCCCATTCATTTTTCTTTGGCGGGGCAGTCGGCCTTAGACAGTATTTGGGTTTGTTCGGGAGAAGTTGCGGAGCTTTATCCTTTGGCTGATACGGCTTGGAGCTATAATTGGTCGCCTGCGATGGCTTTGGATGATGCTAGTTTGCCTAATCCTAGTACTGTCGTGGCGGGAGACTATCATTTTTGGGCGCAGTCGCCTATTTTATTGGCCGGGCAATCTATGGGAACTTGTGTAGATAGTGGGCGGGTCGTTTTGGGCCATCATCCGCTTCCCGACTTACAGTTATTGGGGCAACAGGACCTCTGTACACCTTCCTTTAGCTTAGCGGCTCGTTCTGATTTGGCCCAGCAGTTTAGTTGGAGTGCTAATTCTGACTTTTCTCTTATCTTGGGCCAAGACTCCCTTTATCAAGACAGCTTATACATAGATAGTCTATTGGTTTATGCTCAAGTGAGCAGCGCCTTTGGTTGTCAGCAGATGGATAGTATTTGGCTTTATCAGAGAGAAATTAGAGCGCAGCTAGTGGATACGGCCTTGGCTTGTCCCAATGCGCCTGCTCAGTTGGAGGTCCTCAATTTGCGGGAGGGGCAGCAAAGTCTAACTTATTATTGGTCGCCAGATAGTTTATTATTGGCTGGGCAGGGAACGGCTATGGTCCAGATGTCGCCTAGTCAGGACCAACAATATCAGGTCTTGCTCAGCAATGCTTATGGTTGCAGCGATAGTTTATCGGCTTGGGTGCGGGTATCTGGACAATTGCCTAGCATAGTGTTACAGGCTAGTCCAGACACTGTATTTTTGGGCCAAGAAAGTCAGTTGATGGTCTTGGGGCAGGGAGATTATCGTTACCAATGGCAGGCGGACCCTAGCTTATCGGCTGAAGACATTGCCGATCCTTTGGCGCGGCCTGATAGTGCGCAATTGTATATTGTATCGGCCTGGGATGCCATGGGTTGTCAGACGACCGATAGTATTTGGGTGTATACCAAGCGCTATATTTGTGGACCACCCTATGTCTTTTTGCCCAATAGTTTTAGTCCGAATGGAGATGGGCATAACGATTTATTTCGTTTGCGCTCTAATGTCGTTCAGGAGTTTGAGTTATTGGTCTTTGATCGTTGGGGGGAGCAGGTGTTCCGCACGCAATCACAGGATGAGGCTTGGGATGGTCGTTTTCGGAACCAAGAATTGCCGCCGGATGTCTATGGTTATTATTTGCGTTATCGTTGTTTGGGGCAGAGCGAGGAGGATCCTTGGCAGATCCTCAAAGGCAATCTATCTTTGATTCGTTAGTTTTTTGGGGAAGTACTTTTTTTGGGGCCTGCCGCCTTCGGCGGCCGGGCCCTTTCAGGGCTCGCAGGTCTGCTCGGCCCTGCGGGCTTCGCCCTTGGTCTGCCGCTGCGCGGCACCCTTACAGGCCCCTAGGCCGACGGCCCGACGGGCCTTTTTACTGTAGGTTGAACCC
This window contains:
- a CDS encoding PKD domain-containing protein → MKKLYSIVVLLFLAFSSLQATHIVGGELGYRCLGNDLYEINLRVFRDCDTGVPWFDDPASIGVFDSNDQLLFDLRTRPVSNDTLSPELEDPCLVVPPNVCIHTTYYRDTVQLPFRAGGYQLVYQRCCRNQDIVNIIAPLNTGATYYCLITEAALQGCNSSPEFRAWPPVYVCANKPLHFDHSATDADGDSLVYRLSTPLDGAAPLNPMPQPPYNPPYTPVRWLGAFSETNMLGGQDSLRIDPQTGLLDGTPTILGVFVVGVSVEEYRNGQLISTMRRDFQYAVGVCGELVSSAFFAPEIQCDNDLMVQFQNNSQSLGSGFQWYFGDSLQSSSSLDDPVFIYPDTGRYTVTLIADPTSSCADTAQQEIYLQYESIALDADFALGPCSDSIELQVTDLSIDSISTIGQWLWDFGNGDTAQTPLAATVYTQSGRYPIQLSLRALNGCERSLYDTIDIRLAQLNMADSIPLCPGQDSIQLNQGGDPNLQYEWGPAAAFSDPQAASPWVRPTVSSSYQVTVTANNSTGDSCQLIKTVWVIIPPPIQLLAVSDTASCADTLSLGVQTSVPADISWSYSPTFSPLQSSSNPAQIIMPPPGPAFPVYIQAKDAWGCVVVDSIILQGQDIPLQAAFSYNMTNCGPPMQIQFSDETVDSSQGAIVAWDWDFGNGQQSSQQHPLVNYGQSGSYLVQLRVTSEQGCEGFVQDTLHQIQLPILFGPDTVGICQGESSVVLNAGGDSSLSYSWSPAGSLSDASSPSPIASPNSPTTYRVTITAANGCTAVDSVFVGFPPAVTVSLEDQQYCGNLITLNAESPTAVNYIWSSDPSFFTVLGQGNPISFNPPSSPWAYYVQATDVYGCQATDFAIVQQINSTPNTEFAWSSLGCSFPLQLQFTDLSDTSLAEIVSWQWTTSNGQQSGQQHPLFSFSRSGPVLVRLDITLANGCTGSYSEILDLNIPALSGANTRTLCFNEDSLALNPGGDATGLSYSWSPAIGLSDPNSFNPMAQPPSFPYSYQVQITAYNSWDTCSRTETVTILQGAPLSISVVEDTSFCISRFTLSANASYNVSDIDWSLTPDFSSILVANSSSFTLNYGSNPSNLTFYVRGQDQFGCAVYDTAQLHYQTAPIQVQAQASYPACPTDSIVVQFQDLTADTSQASIVNWEWRFGPGQSANGPNPSFVYGPADSTHIFQLEVTLENGCGGIFADSLAVRALGLALPDSLGLCGDSTSFILQPDANQQLSYQWSPAVGLSDPNSPSPYYSPAGNQLYTVLISDPLTGCQYTDSLYIFSDSLRLNVIDDQVICGNSVSLWAYSNDSSSRYDWALDTNFQLILGQSNPLNINLHQGQRFYVRAQNSLGCKAIDSVDLAVLNRPLDLQWELLLDSCGEELSLSYSAQSADSGLLAPLVWQWDFGNGQLSSSNVGQISYDSSGTYLLQVSLQGPGNCVAEDQAPIHFSLAGQSALDSIWVCSGEVAELYPLADTAWSYNWSPAMALDDASLPNPSTVVAGDYHFWAQSPILLAGQSMGTCVDSGRVVLGHHPLPDLQLLGQQDLCTPSFSLAARSDLAQQFSWSANSDFSLILGQDSLYQDSLYIDSLLVYAQVSSAFGCQQMDSIWLYQREIRAQLVDTALACPNAPAQLEVLNLREGQQSLTYYWSPDSLLLAGQGTAMVQMSPSQDQQYQVLLSNAYGCSDSLSAWVRVSGQLPSIVLQASPDTVFLGQESQLMVLGQGDYRYQWQADPSLSAEDIADPLARPDSAQLYIVSAWDAMGCQTTDSIWVYTKRYICGPPYVFLPNSFSPNGDGHNDLFRLRSNVVQEFELLVFDRWGEQVFRTQSQDEAWDGRFRNQELPPDVYGYYLRYRCLGQSEEDPWQILKGNLSLIR